The following proteins are encoded in a genomic region of Streptococcus constellatus subsp. constellatus:
- the scrK gene encoding fructokinase ScrK: MTKLYGSLEAGGTKFVCAVGGDNFEVVEKTQFPTTTPIETLDKTIAFFSRFENLTGLAIGSFGPIDIDPNSKTYGFITTTPKPHWANVDIVGALRRALNVPIFFTTDVNSSAYGEIVARNNAGGRIENLVYYTIGTGIGAGAIQRGEFVGGTGHPEMGHYYVAKHPMDVEKEFNGVCPFHNGCLEGLAAGPSLEARTGIRGENIELNSSIWDIQAYYIAQAAIQATVTFRPDVVVFGGGVMAQQHMLDRVREKFTVLLNGYLPVPDVRDYIVTPAVAGNGSATLGNFVLAKKVSEKVKG; the protein is encoded by the coding sequence ATGACAAAATTGTATGGAAGCTTAGAGGCTGGTGGTACAAAATTTGTTTGTGCAGTTGGTGGCGACAATTTTGAAGTGGTTGAGAAAACACAATTTCCAACGACTACACCGATTGAAACATTGGATAAAACAATTGCATTTTTCTCACGCTTTGAGAATTTGACGGGATTGGCAATTGGTTCTTTTGGACCGATTGATATTGATCCAAATTCAAAAACGTATGGTTTTATTACAACTACACCCAAGCCACACTGGGCAAATGTTGATATTGTTGGTGCTTTGCGGCGTGCATTGAATGTACCGATTTTCTTTACGACAGATGTTAATAGCTCTGCGTACGGTGAAATAGTAGCACGAAACAATGCTGGTGGTCGTATTGAAAATTTGGTTTATTATACGATTGGAACAGGTATTGGTGCTGGTGCTATTCAACGTGGTGAATTTGTTGGTGGAACGGGTCATCCTGAGATGGGGCATTATTATGTTGCGAAACACCCGATGGATGTAGAGAAAGAATTTAATGGTGTTTGTCCATTCCATAATGGTTGTTTGGAGGGATTGGCTGCCGGGCCTAGCTTAGAGGCTCGTACTGGCATTCGAGGAGAAAATATAGAACTAAACAGCTCTATCTGGGATATTCAAGCTTATTATATTGCACAAGCAGCGATTCAAGCAACAGTGACTTTCCGTCCCGATGTTGTTGTCTTTGGTGGAGGGGTCATGGCGCAACAACATATGTTGGATCGCGTTCGTGAAAAATTCACTGTTCTTTTGAACGGTTATCTGCCAGTACCTGATGTGCGTGACTATATTGTGACACCAGCTGTTGCTGGAAATGGCTCAGCAACACTTGGAAATTTTGTCTTAGCTAAAAAAGTCAGTGAAAAAGTCAAAGGATAA
- a CDS encoding peptide deformylase translates to MIKPIVKDLLFLQQKAQLATEKDIEIGQDLLDTLKANQDRCVGMAANMIGMQKRAIIFMYGIVPVIMFNPILKRKSSPYQAEESCLSLSGSCLTTRYKEIMVEYLDQNWQKQTLTLKDFPAQICQHELDHLEGILI, encoded by the coding sequence ATGATTAAACCAATTGTAAAAGATCTATTATTTTTACAACAGAAAGCGCAATTAGCGACCGAAAAAGATATCGAAATTGGGCAGGATTTATTAGATACTTTAAAAGCAAATCAAGATAGGTGTGTCGGAATGGCGGCCAATATGATTGGGATGCAAAAACGAGCGATTATTTTCATGTATGGTATAGTGCCTGTTATCATGTTCAATCCTATTTTGAAAAGGAAGTCCTCTCCTTATCAAGCAGAAGAATCGTGTTTATCACTTTCGGGAAGTTGCTTGACGACTCGTTATAAGGAAATTATGGTTGAATATTTGGACCAGAATTGGCAAAAACAAACGCTAACTTTGAAAGATTTTCCAGCACAAATTTGCCAGCATGAATTGGATCACTTGGAAGGTATTTTGATATAG